Proteins encoded in a region of the Geitlerinema sp. PCC 9228 genome:
- a CDS encoding N-6 DNA methylase — MSAVTTNLTGVQIEGNLIAPDMTEQLLEGDIKGQSPEDFGLQKSDKLADEIATAWGDARAYWDAFRRRLARLPEGETATSLTREYWAIPLLELLGYQPKYQPKAAVVEGQTYAISHRAEPGEEKPPVHIVGARVDLEKRPPSGTPRLSAHGLVQEYLNRTEHLWAIATNGLRWRLLRDSSLMTRLTYIEFDLEQILEGENFAEFGLFFRLFHRSRLPSEMDDADECLLEYYHQEARQQGGRIRDRLRNNVEAALVTLGTGFLQRRDNHKLREQVETGELTPENYYRQLLRLIYRLLFLMVAESRELLFASENERQLHSSPAEKARIYREYYSMERLRALAERPTYRREGFQDLWQGLRVTFALFDENWRGELLNLSPLNGDLFGEGTLENLDTCAIDNHDLSLAIRHLSLYEQDKRMRRVNYGALDVEELGSIYESLLDFRPQIEQNQGFYEFRLVAGGDRKSTGSYYTPPELVGQLVKSALEPVIAQKLQGKTTRQEQETALLELKVCDPACGSGHFLLAAARRIGKELAQIQTGESHPGPDAVRQATRQAIQHCIYGVDMNPLAVDLCKVALWIEGFYRGYPLTFLDHRIRCGNSLVGVLDLDCLHEGIPDKAYKPVTGDEKKTANLLKKRNKGERGDAEIGQLSLEFEELAVEREQYTEAFRELDEIEETSADQVRQKQAKYRQSREEKGWWRDNSACNLWTAAFFMPLTEQNLQWLPTTAALNRVLREDRMTGEVVEEANKLAEEKNFFHWPLEFPEVFEDGGFDCVMGNPPWERIKLQEKEFFASRDAEIAKAKNSAARKKLIERLPQTNPKLAQEWEEAKQFAEAQGKFVRESGRFPLTSKGDINTYAVFAETDRNLVGKKGRAGIIVPTGIVSDDTTKKFFEDLIENHTLNKVTGFENEEFIFPAVANVVKFCILTINGKNLPQSNPTFCFYIRDINQLNREDRYFTLTPDEIKLMNPNTLTCPVFRTSADAEITKQIYQRVPVLENESKGQNPWGISFMRMFDMSNDSDLFKPEASKNRVPLYEAKMFHHFNHRWGDYAIQARTTGRGLAEVPLEKYQDPNYTITPRYWIEKKEVENRITDKWNQKWLLGWRDICRSSDERTVISSLIPIAGCGDTVLLMLPQVQSLKSISCLLANLNSIVLDFVARQKVGGTHLKFFTMRQLPILPPEAYSQEDIEFISSRVLELVYTAWDMQPFAKDMGYDGEPFIWDEQRRAKLRAELDAKYAKLYGLTRDELRYILDPKDVHGEDFPSETFRVLKDNEIKRYGEYRTRRLVLAAWDMQGF, encoded by the coding sequence ATGAGTGCAGTTACCACAAACCTCACGGGCGTACAAATCGAAGGCAACTTAATTGCCCCCGACATGACCGAACAGTTGCTGGAAGGGGACATCAAAGGGCAATCCCCGGAAGATTTTGGCTTGCAGAAATCTGACAAGCTAGCGGATGAAATTGCCACGGCATGGGGCGATGCCCGGGCGTATTGGGATGCGTTTCGGCGGCGGTTGGCGCGGCTGCCAGAAGGAGAGACGGCAACGAGTTTGACCCGGGAGTATTGGGCAATTCCCCTGTTGGAACTGTTGGGATATCAGCCGAAATACCAGCCAAAAGCAGCGGTGGTGGAAGGGCAAACCTACGCCATTTCCCATCGTGCGGAACCTGGAGAAGAGAAACCACCGGTTCACATTGTGGGGGCGCGGGTGGATTTGGAAAAACGTCCCCCCAGCGGTACTCCCAGACTGTCGGCACACGGGTTGGTGCAAGAATATCTCAATCGTACCGAACATCTGTGGGCGATCGCGACCAATGGGTTGCGCTGGCGGCTGCTGCGGGATTCGTCGTTGATGACCCGGCTGACCTATATCGAGTTCGATTTGGAACAGATTCTCGAAGGTGAGAACTTTGCCGAGTTTGGCTTGTTTTTCCGCCTGTTCCACCGTTCCCGGTTGCCGTCGGAAATGGACGATGCTGACGAGTGTTTGCTGGAGTATTACCACCAGGAAGCCCGCCAGCAAGGGGGACGGATTCGCGATCGCTTGCGCAATAATGTAGAAGCGGCTTTGGTTACCCTGGGAACCGGGTTTTTGCAGCGTCGTGACAACCACAAGTTGCGCGAACAAGTGGAAACGGGAGAACTTACCCCCGAAAACTACTACCGCCAGTTGCTGCGATTGATTTATCGTTTGCTCTTTTTGATGGTAGCCGAGTCGCGGGAACTTTTGTTCGCTAGCGAAAATGAGCGTCAACTGCACTCATCGCCAGCCGAAAAAGCCCGTATCTATCGGGAATATTACAGCATGGAACGGTTGCGGGCGCTGGCGGAACGTCCTACTTACCGGCGGGAAGGCTTCCAAGACCTGTGGCAGGGGTTGCGGGTGACCTTTGCCTTGTTCGACGAAAACTGGCGCGGGGAACTTTTGAACCTATCGCCGTTGAATGGGGATTTGTTCGGTGAAGGAACTTTGGAAAATTTGGATACTTGCGCCATCGACAATCACGACTTATCCCTTGCCATTCGCCATCTGTCTCTTTACGAACAAGACAAACGGATGCGGCGGGTGAACTACGGCGCTTTGGATGTGGAAGAGTTGGGCAGTATTTACGAAAGTTTGTTGGATTTTCGCCCGCAAATCGAGCAGAATCAAGGATTTTACGAGTTTCGTTTGGTGGCTGGCGGCGATCGCAAATCGACAGGTTCCTATTATACGCCACCGGAGTTGGTGGGACAACTGGTCAAAAGTGCTTTGGAACCGGTTATCGCACAGAAATTGCAGGGAAAAACCACCCGCCAAGAGCAAGAAACGGCGTTGTTGGAGTTAAAAGTTTGCGACCCGGCTTGCGGTTCTGGGCATTTTTTGCTGGCAGCGGCACGACGGATTGGCAAGGAACTGGCACAAATTCAAACTGGGGAAAGCCATCCAGGACCGGATGCGGTACGGCAGGCAACGCGCCAAGCAATTCAGCATTGCATTTACGGGGTGGATATGAATCCCCTGGCGGTGGATTTGTGCAAAGTGGCGTTGTGGATTGAAGGATTTTATCGCGGCTATCCGCTGACATTTCTCGACCATCGCATCCGCTGCGGAAATTCGTTGGTGGGGGTATTGGATTTGGATTGTTTGCACGAGGGAATTCCGGATAAGGCATACAAGCCAGTGACGGGAGATGAGAAGAAAACGGCAAATTTGCTGAAAAAGCGCAACAAGGGAGAGCGCGGGGATGCGGAAATCGGGCAGCTTTCCCTGGAATTTGAGGAATTGGCTGTGGAAAGGGAGCAATATACGGAAGCGTTTCGGGAACTGGATGAGATTGAGGAAACCAGTGCAGACCAAGTACGCCAGAAGCAGGCGAAGTATCGGCAAAGCCGTGAGGAAAAAGGATGGTGGCGCGATAATTCCGCTTGTAATTTATGGACGGCGGCGTTTTTTATGCCGCTGACGGAGCAGAATTTGCAGTGGTTACCGACAACGGCAGCATTAAACCGGGTTTTGCGCGAAGACCGCATGACGGGAGAAGTAGTTGAGGAAGCAAATAAGCTGGCAGAGGAGAAAAATTTCTTTCACTGGCCGTTGGAGTTTCCGGAAGTTTTTGAAGATGGGGGATTTGATTGCGTTATGGGAAATCCGCCGTGGGAACGGATTAAGTTGCAGGAGAAGGAATTTTTTGCGTCTCGGGATGCAGAAATTGCTAAGGCAAAAAATAGTGCAGCGCGGAAAAAGTTAATCGAGCGATTGCCGCAGACCAATCCCAAGTTGGCACAGGAATGGGAAGAGGCGAAGCAGTTTGCAGAGGCGCAGGGCAAGTTTGTGCGCGAGTCGGGTCGTTTTCCTTTGACCAGCAAAGGCGATATCAATACGTATGCGGTGTTTGCAGAAACCGATCGTAATTTAGTGGGAAAGAAAGGAAGGGCAGGAATTATTGTTCCCACTGGAATTGTCTCTGATGACACTACAAAGAAATTTTTTGAAGATTTGATCGAAAATCACACACTTAATAAAGTTACTGGCTTTGAAAATGAAGAATTTATTTTTCCTGCTGTAGCTAATGTAGTGAAATTTTGCATATTAACTATTAACGGTAAAAACCTTCCTCAATCTAATCCCACTTTTTGCTTTTACATAAGAGATATTAATCAACTTAATCGAGAAGATAGGTACTTTACACTAACTCCTGATGAAATAAAATTAATGAATCCGAATACTCTCACTTGTCCCGTATTTCGTACCAGTGCGGATGCTGAAATTACCAAACAAATTTACCAGCGGGTACCAGTTCTCGAAAACGAGAGTAAAGGACAAAATCCTTGGGGCATTTCTTTTATGCGTATGTTTGATATGTCCAATGATAGTGATTTGTTTAAACCTGAAGCTAGCAAAAATCGTGTCCCCCTCTATGAAGCTAAAATGTTTCATCATTTTAATCATCGTTGGGGTGATTATGCAATACAAGCTAGAACAACAGGACGTGGTTTAGCAGAAGTTCCTTTAGAAAAATATCAAGACCCTAATTATACAATCACGCCACGTTACTGGATCGAGAAAAAAGAAGTAGAGAATCGAATAACCGATAAATGGAATCAAAAATGGTTATTGGGATGGAGAGATATTTGTAGATCCTCAGACGAAAGAACAGTGATTTCGTCTCTGATTCCCATAGCAGGTTGTGGAGATACTGTTTTATTGATGCTTCCTCAAGTACAAAGCTTAAAATCTATTTCCTGTTTGTTAGCTAACTTAAACAGTATAGTTCTTGATTTTGTAGCTCGTCAAAAAGTTGGCGGAACCCATCTAAAATTTTTCACCATGCGCCAACTCCCCATTCTTCCCCCAGAAGCTTACAGCCAGGAAGACATCGAATTTATCAGCAGCCGCGTCCTCGAACTCGTATATACCGCTTGGGATATGCAACCCTTCGCAAAAGATATGGGATACGACGGCGAACCCTTTATCTGGGACGAACAAAGACGTGCAAAACTCCGCGCCGAACTGGATGCTAAATACGCCAAACTTTATGGACTCACCCGCGACGAACTCCGCTATATCCTCGATCCCAAAGACGTTCATGGCGAAGACTTCCCCAGCGAAACCTTCCGTGTCCTCAAAGACAACGAAATAAAACGCTATGGTGAGTATCGTACCCGCCGATTGGTTCTCGCCGCCTGGGATATGCAAGGCTTTTAG
- a CDS encoding 3'-5' exonuclease, whose product MASWTVSVTDTFLNELLNLPHKVSKRIQKTVKTLEKDPISARGDAKKLKNYQNNVYRVRIGDYRLFYTFGNGWVKLLSVRPRSDRTYNTELPDTTVPETSPEPLASNITETPASNITETPAQTTSFPTSSQGEPLPMELTTECLQRWQIPQEYWETIQQVTNADELLELSIPERYTARILDNLFPRPIEQIETQPEYRLPYPEDLERFFEGDLSAFLLKLDPEQEKVLDFGREGPILVKGGPGTGKSTLAIYRVQKLLELGYRPLLFTTYTNALVTYSRQLLEQLLGRSLEAAGVTVTTVDSLTYQYHVRRWRKPKFIKQPQAWEYLEAALETTAIPAKNAFDRQVRRQNLQQLGAAYLLSEFEDVIEAWGLTTCQAYLDFDRRGRGMPLKSSIREAIWAVYETWRDRLAADGLLSWGQLRQNALDVAQQNEPPYRGLVVDEAQDLTPVALRFLLSLVPDFRGVYLTADASQSIYHRGFSWKQVHAHLKVTGRTISLKRNHRNTRQILDASQLILAGTNAGNSESDQEPLAVSEAEAPAVSEAEAPSSHQGDPPTLLLTDDRDRQIDFIRDFLVTAAKTYRLPLHGGAVLCPDNQTAKAIAKQLSHLGLAAKHVSSREIDLEASHIKVLTLHSAKGLEFPFVAVVGLEAGQLPHLDEDLPGSEEETVLNEQRRLLFVGCTRAMRALMVSGSHQHPSPFVRSLKAPFWHQQVL is encoded by the coding sequence ATGGCAAGCTGGACCGTTTCCGTCACCGATACCTTCCTCAACGAACTGCTGAACCTGCCCCACAAGGTCAGCAAACGCATCCAAAAAACCGTCAAAACCTTAGAAAAAGACCCCATTTCCGCCCGGGGTGATGCCAAAAAACTGAAAAACTATCAAAACAACGTCTATCGCGTCCGCATCGGCGATTATCGCCTGTTCTATACCTTCGGCAACGGCTGGGTAAAATTGCTCAGCGTCCGTCCGCGCAGCGATCGCACCTACAACACCGAACTCCCCGACACCACCGTTCCCGAAACCTCCCCCGAACCCCTAGCATCCAACATAACCGAAACACCTGCGTCCAACATAACCGAAACACCTGCCCAAACCACCAGCTTTCCTACCAGCAGCCAAGGCGAACCCCTCCCCATGGAACTCACCACCGAATGCCTGCAACGCTGGCAAATCCCCCAGGAATACTGGGAAACTATCCAGCAAGTCACCAACGCCGACGAGTTGCTGGAACTGTCCATCCCGGAACGTTATACTGCCCGCATTCTGGACAATCTTTTCCCCCGCCCCATCGAACAAATCGAAACCCAACCCGAGTATCGCCTCCCATACCCCGAAGACCTGGAACGCTTCTTTGAAGGGGACTTGAGTGCTTTTTTGCTAAAACTGGACCCGGAACAAGAAAAAGTGCTGGATTTCGGTCGCGAGGGTCCAATTTTGGTGAAAGGCGGTCCCGGTACTGGCAAATCTACCCTAGCTATCTATCGCGTCCAAAAACTTCTAGAATTGGGCTACCGTCCCCTGCTGTTTACCACCTACACCAACGCCCTGGTCACTTATTCGCGGCAGCTTTTGGAACAGCTTTTGGGGCGATCGCTAGAGGCAGCCGGCGTAACCGTCACCACGGTAGACTCCCTCACATACCAATACCATGTCCGTCGATGGAGAAAACCCAAATTTATCAAACAGCCACAAGCTTGGGAATACCTGGAAGCCGCCCTGGAAACCACTGCCATCCCTGCCAAAAATGCTTTCGACCGCCAAGTTCGCCGGCAAAACCTGCAACAGTTGGGGGCTGCTTACCTGCTGTCGGAATTTGAAGATGTTATCGAAGCTTGGGGACTCACCACCTGCCAAGCCTATCTGGATTTCGACCGTCGCGGGCGCGGGATGCCCCTGAAAAGCAGCATTCGCGAGGCCATCTGGGCCGTTTACGAAACCTGGCGCGATCGCTTGGCGGCTGACGGTTTGCTCTCTTGGGGACAGTTGCGACAAAATGCCCTGGATGTAGCCCAACAAAATGAGCCACCCTACCGGGGATTGGTGGTTGACGAAGCCCAAGACCTCACTCCCGTGGCTTTGCGTTTTTTGCTGTCTCTGGTTCCCGATTTTCGGGGCGTATACCTCACCGCCGACGCTTCCCAATCCATCTACCATCGCGGCTTTAGCTGGAAACAAGTTCACGCCCACCTCAAAGTCACCGGACGCACCATTTCCCTAAAACGCAACCACCGCAACACCCGACAAATTCTCGATGCCAGCCAGCTAATCCTGGCAGGAACCAACGCCGGCAACTCGGAAAGCGACCAAGAACCGCTTGCAGTGAGCGAAGCCGAAGCGCCTGCGGTGAGCGAAGCCGAAGCGCCTTCTTCCCACCAAGGTGACCCGCCTACCTTACTTTTAACCGACGATCGCGATCGACAGATTGACTTCATCCGGGATTTTCTCGTAACCGCCGCCAAAACTTATCGCTTGCCCTTACATGGTGGAGCGGTTTTGTGTCCCGACAATCAGACTGCCAAAGCGATCGCCAAACAATTATCTCACTTGGGACTGGCTGCCAAGCACGTTTCCAGCCGCGAAATCGATTTGGAAGCCTCCCACATCAAAGTGCTGACCCTGCACTCGGCGAAGGGATTGGAATTTCCCTTTGTGGCGGTGGTGGGACTGGAAGCGGGACAGTTGCCGCACCTCGATGAAGACCTCCCCGGCAGCGAAGAAGAAACCGTTTTGAACGAACAGCGCCGCCTGCTGTTTGTCGGCTGTACGCGAGCCATGCGTGCTTTGATGGTCAGCGGTTCTCACCAGCATCCCTCTCCTTTTGTCCGTTCTTTGAAAGCTCCTTTTTGGCACCAGCAAGTTCTATGA